One Sulfurimonas sp. C5 genomic region harbors:
- a CDS encoding DUF2393 domain-containing protein, which yields MRSSKFQNFVDGLVTQDFILFGSILVLFILLIVLALFMREKLKTAIFLVLLAFTIVVLGPSYGYIKLHEYIFKNKVEFLSQKKLNFVEAVVVKGKVTNISTRDFRECRVSAYVFKASSNKFKNYIYGLKPLQKMSIDIDGLLQNETKEFKIIVEPFKYEYNYNISLEADCQ from the coding sequence ATGAGAAGCAGTAAATTCCAAAACTTTGTTGATGGACTCGTTACTCAGGACTTTATACTCTTTGGAAGTATATTAGTCCTTTTTATTCTTCTGATTGTTTTAGCTCTTTTCATGAGAGAGAAACTAAAAACAGCCATATTCTTAGTTCTTCTTGCTTTTACTATTGTAGTCCTTGGCCCAAGCTATGGATATATAAAATTACACGAGTACATTTTTAAAAACAAAGTGGAATTCTTAAGTCAAAAAAAACTTAATTTTGTTGAAGCGGTAGTTGTAAAAGGGAAAGTGACAAACATTTCAACTAGAGATTTTAGAGAATGTAGAGTTAGCGCTTATGTATTTAAAGCTTCAAGCAATAAATTTAAAAATTACATCTATGGATTAAAGCCATTGCAAAAAATGTCGATAGATATAGATGGACTCTTACAAAATGAAACGAAAGAGTTCAAAATCATTGTTGAACCATTTAAGTATGAGTATAACTATAATATTTCTTTAGAGGCTGATTGTCAATGA
- a CDS encoding TIGR01212 family radical SAM protein (This family includes YhcC from E. coli K-12, an uncharacterized radical SAM protein.), whose translation MQQIYTFGSYLKDKFGCKVYKVGINISGFTCPNIDGTVAKGGCTFCENDSFSASTDQVQELKGFHLNLNSQENPFLEKQLLQLEQQFQAISARQKKEYGAEKFLVYFQSFTNTYAPFETLKALYDKALTFENVVGLSIGTRSDSITDETLEYLSELSRKKEIWIEFGIQSVYDETLERINRGHDSANVKEWILKSKAAGLHVCGHLIFGLPGETQEMMLETAKQAYEWGIDSVKYHPLYVVKRTALANEYARGEFQPISEELYLDTLLKAIEMKPANVNVQRITAGIDDNSLLAPQWCRDKNEQVRHINAALKKVGLKY comes from the coding sequence ATGCAACAAATCTATACATTTGGCAGCTACTTAAAAGATAAGTTTGGCTGCAAAGTTTATAAAGTTGGTATAAACATCTCGGGATTTACATGCCCAAATATAGATGGAACAGTAGCAAAAGGGGGTTGTACCTTTTGTGAAAATGACTCTTTTAGTGCTAGTACCGATCAGGTACAAGAATTAAAAGGGTTTCATCTCAATCTCAATTCTCAAGAAAATCCTTTTTTAGAAAAACAGCTTTTACAACTTGAACAGCAGTTTCAAGCAATCTCGGCAAGACAAAAAAAAGAGTACGGGGCTGAAAAGTTTCTTGTATATTTTCAATCATTTACAAATACCTATGCTCCTTTTGAAACCCTCAAAGCACTTTACGATAAAGCCTTAACATTTGAGAATGTTGTAGGTCTGAGCATCGGGACAAGAAGTGATTCTATTACAGATGAGACCTTAGAATATTTGTCTGAACTCTCACGTAAAAAAGAGATCTGGATTGAATTTGGAATACAATCGGTTTACGATGAAACATTAGAGCGTATCAACCGCGGACATGACAGTGCAAATGTAAAAGAATGGATACTTAAGTCAAAAGCAGCAGGCTTACATGTTTGTGGGCATCTTATCTTCGGTTTACCGGGTGAGACTCAAGAAATGATGTTAGAGACTGCAAAACAGGCATATGAATGGGGTATAGACTCTGTTAAATATCATCCTCTTTATGTCGTTAAAAGAACAGCACTGGCGAATGAGTATGCACGTGGAGAGTTCCAGCCCATCAGTGAAGAGCTTTACCTTGATACTCTTTTAAAAGCAATTGAGATGAAACCTGCTAATGTCAACGTACAAAGAATCACTGCAGGGATAGATGACAATTCTCTCTTAGCACCACAGTGGTGTAGAGATAAAAATGAGCAAGTACGACATATTAATGCTGCTTTGAAAAAAGTAGGCTTAAAATATTAG
- a CDS encoding DUF2393 family protein, with translation MTELNYVHYITFFIIFLLFLFGVYKSLQQKKTSLKTSMLFSVTLITLFLFILSVIVVDKYTKKVQLSKLKNKRLLSVEKIVYTGIVQNTGNFTIGKVTIEIKLVNRGHATGNVKGENFFQSTGLFKFLNEGMGIDKDKPQTITKEFVIAEKLGAGKAKQFRVYFDYPPYFRNVSDFVSVKAH, from the coding sequence ATGACCGAATTAAATTACGTACACTATATAACTTTTTTTATAATATTTCTTCTTTTTCTCTTTGGTGTATATAAGTCACTACAACAAAAGAAGACTTCATTAAAAACTTCAATGTTATTTTCAGTAACCCTTATTACTCTATTTTTATTTATATTAAGTGTGATTGTTGTTGATAAATATACTAAGAAAGTTCAGCTCTCTAAATTAAAAAATAAACGACTTTTATCTGTTGAGAAGATAGTTTACACGGGTATTGTACAAAACACAGGAAATTTTACGATTGGAAAAGTAACAATTGAAATAAAGCTTGTAAACCGTGGTCATGCTACAGGTAATGTAAAAGGTGAAAACTTTTTTCAATCAACAGGCTTATTTAAATTCCTGAATGAAGGGATGGGAATAGATAAAGATAAACCTCAAACTATAACTAAAGAGTTTGTAATTGCAGAGAAATTAGGTGCAGGCAAAGCAAAACAGTTCAGAGTATACTTTGATTACCCGCCTTATTTTAGAAACGTATCAGATTTTGTTAGTGTCAAAGCTCACTAA
- the purF gene encoding amidophosphoribosyltransferase, which yields MRENMNEKCAVVGIFGHEEASKLAYFSLHSLQHRGQEAAGISSADGQKVHTIKDRGLVMKVFNEKKLETLRGTSAVGHTRYSTAGDDSILDAQPVFARYDLGEMAIVHNGNLTNAQEVRDSLIEKGAIFQTFMDTENLIHLIAKSSKEKLLDRIIDAVEKIEGAFSLVFLSRTKMFAMRDRHGFRPLSLGRLSNGGYIVASETCAFDLVGATFIRDVEPGELLVFEEGKAPQSIKVFEPTPKHCIFEYVYFARPDSTVFGQSVYKTRKNMGKELAKIEPIEADVVIPVPDGGVPAAIGYAQESGIPYEMGIMRNHYIGRTFIEPTQEMRDLKVKMKLSPMPEVIKGKRVIVIDDSIVRGTTSRRIVRMLKEAGAAEVHMRISSPPTTDPCFYGVDTPDKDKLIAANMSVDEICKYIEADSLAYLDEAALLRSVNAEEETYCTACFTGKYIV from the coding sequence TTGCGTGAAAACATGAATGAAAAATGTGCAGTTGTTGGGATTTTTGGTCATGAGGAAGCTTCTAAACTAGCTTATTTCTCTCTCCATTCTCTCCAACATCGTGGTCAAGAAGCTGCAGGTATCTCTTCTGCAGACGGTCAAAAAGTACACACTATCAAAGATCGCGGTTTAGTTATGAAAGTTTTTAATGAGAAAAAACTAGAAACTTTAAGAGGAACTAGTGCAGTAGGTCATACAAGATACTCAACTGCAGGTGATGACTCAATCTTAGATGCACAACCAGTTTTTGCAAGATACGATCTTGGTGAAATGGCAATCGTTCACAACGGAAACCTTACAAATGCTCAAGAGGTAAGAGACTCTTTAATTGAAAAAGGTGCTATTTTCCAAACATTTATGGATACGGAAAATTTAATTCACCTGATTGCAAAAAGTTCAAAAGAGAAACTGCTTGACAGAATTATCGATGCAGTTGAAAAAATCGAAGGTGCTTTCTCATTAGTATTTTTAAGTAGAACAAAAATGTTCGCTATGCGTGATCGTCATGGCTTTAGACCACTAAGTCTTGGTCGTTTATCAAACGGTGGATACATAGTTGCTAGTGAGACATGTGCATTTGACCTTGTAGGTGCTACTTTTATCCGTGACGTAGAACCGGGTGAATTACTTGTGTTTGAAGAGGGAAAAGCACCTCAAAGTATTAAAGTATTTGAGCCTACTCCAAAACACTGTATTTTTGAGTATGTTTATTTTGCTCGTCCGGACTCAACTGTATTTGGTCAGTCTGTGTATAAAACAAGAAAAAATATGGGGAAAGAATTAGCGAAAATTGAGCCAATTGAAGCTGATGTAGTTATCCCTGTTCCAGATGGTGGTGTTCCTGCTGCAATCGGTTATGCGCAAGAGAGTGGTATCCCTTACGAAATGGGTATCATGAGAAATCACTACATCGGCCGTACGTTTATCGAACCTACTCAAGAGATGCGTGATCTTAAAGTAAAAATGAAACTTTCTCCAATGCCTGAAGTAATTAAAGGTAAACGTGTAATCGTGATTGATGATTCTATCGTTCGTGGTACTACTTCAAGAAGAATCGTTAGAATGCTAAAAGAAGCAGGTGCTGCTGAAGTTCATATGCGTATCTCTTCTCCACCGACAACAGATCCATGTTTCTACGGTGTTGATACTCCGGATAAAGATAAACTGATCGCAGCAAATATGAGTGTAGATGAGATCTGTAAATATATTGAAGCAGATTCATTAGCTTATCTTGATGAAGCAGCATTACTTCGTAGTGTAAATGCTGAAGAAGAGACATATTGTACAGCTTGTTTTACAGGTAAATATATCGTTTAA
- a CDS encoding branched-chain amino acid transaminase: MDAAKYIWMNGEFVAWDNAKTHVLSHTLHYGNGVIEGTKAYKTAKGYAIFRLNDHTKRLKESAKMTLMDIPYSVEEMNEAQIELLRKNEFTGDNVYIRPFAFLGYGVMGVYHKNAPVETVMAAWEWGAYLGEEGLKKGIKLKIASMTRPANTSNMGKAKATANYLNSQMAKYEAIDCGYDEALLLDDQGYVAEASGASFFMIKDGEIITPPSDNALASITQKTVIEIAQDMGYTVSRRRITREEVYVADEAFLTGTAAEITPVAQVDARAIGIGSRGEITEKLQSTYFDIVFGRNAKYEHYLTYID, from the coding sequence ACACGTACTTTCACACACACTACACTATGGAAACGGTGTTATTGAAGGAACAAAAGCATACAAGACTGCAAAAGGGTATGCAATTTTTCGTTTAAATGACCATACGAAAAGATTAAAAGAGTCTGCAAAAATGACACTTATGGATATTCCATATTCTGTTGAAGAGATGAATGAAGCACAAATTGAACTTCTTAGAAAAAATGAATTCACTGGAGATAACGTTTATATCAGACCATTTGCATTTTTAGGTTACGGTGTAATGGGTGTTTATCATAAAAATGCTCCTGTTGAAACTGTAATGGCTGCATGGGAATGGGGCGCATATCTTGGAGAAGAGGGTCTTAAAAAAGGTATCAAGCTGAAAATTGCTTCTATGACTAGACCTGCTAATACTTCAAATATGGGTAAAGCAAAAGCTACTGCAAACTACCTAAACTCACAAATGGCAAAATATGAAGCTATTGATTGTGGATATGATGAAGCACTTTTATTGGATGATCAAGGTTATGTTGCAGAAGCAAGCGGTGCATCATTTTTCATGATCAAAGACGGTGAGATTATTACACCTCCAAGTGACAATGCTTTAGCATCTATTACACAAAAAACTGTTATTGAAATTGCACAAGATATGGGATATACAGTATCTCGTCGCCGTATTACTCGTGAAGAAGTATATGTTGCAGATGAAGCATTCTTAACAGGTACAGCTGCAGAAATTACTCCAGTTGCACAAGTTGATGCTAGAGCAATCGGTATCGGTTCTCGTGGTGAGATTACAGAGAAACTTCAAAGTACATATTTTGATATTGTTTTTGGACGTAATGCGAAATACGAGCACTACCTTACATATATTGACTAG
- the hisIE gene encoding bifunctional phosphoribosyl-AMP cyclohydrolase/phosphoribosyl-ATP diphosphatase HisIE — MQEILNRIDWEKQELLPVIVQDVATNEVLMMAYMNKEALKLSLETKTAHYFSRSKQRLWKKGESSGHIQTIHSFNIDCDNDTLLIKVTQEGVACHTGRKSCFFTELESGETISEVEVDTTAAYGVIDTLYHTIQERKNSDPSESWTAKLLHKGENTILKKVVEEAGEYCFAHKDNDEEEMVYEAADLTYHMLVALASKNISPDRIKQELARRFGMSGIAEKNSRDDK, encoded by the coding sequence ATGCAAGAGATATTAAATAGAATAGATTGGGAGAAGCAAGAGCTTCTTCCTGTTATCGTACAAGATGTGGCAACTAATGAAGTGCTTATGATGGCTTATATGAATAAAGAAGCACTCAAACTTTCATTGGAAACAAAAACAGCTCACTATTTCTCTAGAAGTAAACAAAGACTTTGGAAAAAAGGGGAGAGCAGCGGGCATATACAAACAATCCATTCATTTAATATCGACTGCGATAACGATACTCTTTTGATCAAAGTGACACAAGAAGGTGTGGCATGCCATACGGGCAGAAAATCTTGCTTTTTTACAGAGCTTGAGAGTGGAGAAACTATTAGTGAAGTAGAAGTAGATACTACAGCTGCATATGGTGTAATAGATACACTTTATCACACTATCCAAGAGCGTAAAAATTCAGATCCGAGTGAATCTTGGACGGCAAAACTTTTACATAAGGGTGAAAATACCATCCTTAAAAAAGTTGTCGAAGAAGCGGGTGAATATTGTTTCGCACACAAAGACAACGATGAAGAAGAGATGGTTTATGAAGCAGCCGATCTGACATATCACATGTTGGTTGCCCTTGCAAGTAAAAACATCTCTCCTGATCGTATCAAGCAAGAACTTGCTCGTCGTTTCGGTATGAGCGGTATTGCTGAAAAAAATTCGAGGGACGATAAGTAG
- a CDS encoding DUF234 domain-containing protein — protein sequence MTNLRLLEQFRSFYFKNYPDDMETQISYFAVFGGLDWDIDTTKSLKELIHTLVLENFDELYEKVQELTLGDKSYKRLLRALAVGDRKIFSAFNRAGLNNGNGGAALNYLQEKGLIEMEYSREVHPRQESPKAKLKRADAKHRISHKVFFTYPFIRFWFYFISPNFKAIQEGDFEKVLEDFELRHNSYTSLVYEELSELLLNYNLRDAHIISSGSYWDANVEIDILTVTENQRIYVGECKWTNHKINKKELHKINDKCQRLNIVPTQIVLFSKRGFSKELEAMAGVNLALYSSEDFKALVKSNPKGSNPKMLFS from the coding sequence ATGACAAACTTAAGGCTTCTTGAGCAGTTTCGCTCGTTTTACTTTAAAAACTATCCCGATGATATGGAAACACAGATCTCTTACTTCGCTGTTTTCGGCGGACTTGACTGGGATATTGACACCACAAAAAGCCTCAAAGAACTTATCCACACTTTAGTACTGGAAAACTTTGACGAACTCTATGAAAAAGTGCAGGAACTTACACTCGGTGATAAATCCTACAAACGCTTACTTCGTGCTTTGGCAGTCGGTGATCGCAAAATCTTTTCAGCTTTTAACCGGGCAGGATTAAATAACGGTAATGGTGGTGCTGCACTGAACTACTTGCAGGAAAAAGGTCTTATCGAAATGGAATACTCTCGTGAAGTCCATCCAAGACAAGAGTCTCCCAAAGCAAAACTCAAACGTGCAGATGCAAAACACAGAATTTCTCATAAAGTCTTTTTTACTTATCCTTTTATACGCTTTTGGTTTTATTTTATAAGTCCCAATTTTAAAGCTATTCAAGAAGGAGATTTTGAAAAAGTACTGGAAGACTTTGAGCTTAGACATAACTCATACACAAGTCTTGTATATGAAGAGTTATCTGAACTGTTACTAAACTATAATCTTAGAGATGCGCATATTATCAGCTCAGGAAGTTATTGGGATGCCAATGTTGAGATAGATATCTTGACAGTAACAGAAAATCAGAGAATATACGTAGGTGAATGTAAGTGGACAAATCACAAAATAAATAAAAAAGAACTGCATAAGATCAATGACAAATGTCAAAGACTTAACATAGTCCCTACCCAGATCGTGCTTTTTTCAAAAAGAGGTTTTTCCAAAGAACTCGAAGCGATGGCGGGGGTAAACCTGGCACTTTATTCAAGTGAGGATTTTAAAGCACTTGTCAAAAGCAACCCAAAAGGTTCCAATCCAAAAATGCTTTTTAGCTAA
- a CDS encoding J domain-containing protein has translation MDIVLRDNLILITTDFDTLNTPWMREFLNHHTRGMLFLPKAVLVFRNESLKQIREDFLHKLSEHHAKVHDFNHQFFLRSMLKYGSQPIKIVMNKMEEPETVKVNLYAYDKNTVLISLDQPNAWIINYMRSQLEVYVERGTDISLVVDVSDFKAKSRLEKALNKKHILHYQIQYTFDNKFMSKLYSDFASFSFGDLVKENTIEEKKHFYTILECPIGASQDALKKSYKKLTKVYHPDKVFHEAPHMVEHYTNKFQLLQEAYEALRIVS, from the coding sequence ATGGATATCGTACTACGCGACAATCTTATTCTTATTACTACAGACTTTGATACTCTAAATACACCGTGGATGCGGGAATTTTTAAACCATCACACACGTGGCATGCTCTTTTTGCCTAAAGCTGTTTTGGTATTTAGAAATGAGTCTTTAAAGCAAATTCGAGAAGATTTTTTACATAAACTGAGTGAACATCATGCAAAAGTGCACGACTTCAATCATCAATTTTTTCTCCGTTCAATGCTCAAGTACGGTTCTCAACCTATTAAAATCGTAATGAATAAAATGGAAGAACCTGAAACCGTAAAGGTTAACCTTTATGCATACGATAAAAATACAGTACTTATATCCCTTGACCAACCAAATGCCTGGATAATAAATTATATGCGTTCACAACTTGAAGTTTATGTTGAGAGGGGGACGGATATTTCACTTGTTGTTGACGTGAGTGACTTTAAAGCGAAATCAAGATTGGAAAAAGCACTCAATAAAAAGCATATTCTCCACTATCAAATTCAGTACACTTTCGATAATAAGTTTATGTCAAAACTCTATAGTGACTTTGCAAGTTTCAGCTTTGGTGATCTTGTAAAAGAGAATACTATAGAAGAGAAAAAACACTTCTATACGATCTTAGAATGCCCGATAGGTGCGAGTCAAGATGCATTAAAGAAAAGTTATAAGAAGCTGACAAAAGTGTATCATCCCGATAAAGTATTCCATGAAGCACCTCATATGGTGGAACATTACACGAATAAATTCCAGCTTCTACAAGAAGCATATGAAGCATTAAGGATTGTTAGCTAA
- a CDS encoding SPFH domain-containing protein: MASDMNDYFNKKKSESGYKKTSSNSGGGNNGPKGPQMPNIEFNFGGGKAGLLYFIIAIVIVLVLAKPFTIIEEGQRGILSTNGKYEDQALLPGLHFIIPIIQKVYLVDTKVRVINYASKIEATSNTSGILTKPAITVLDKRGLPVSIELTVQYRLNSQLAAQTISNWGFSWEDKIINPVVRDVVRNVVGKYEAELLPRERNTIARAIETGIRENIEGLENSPAILQSVQLREIVLPQKVKDQIERVQVAKQEVERAQQEVQRAKQDALKRAAEAQGVADKARIEAQGKADAVMIEAKSRAKANDLISKSLTTKLLQLEQIKVQGQFNDALRENKDAKIFLTPGGATPNIWVDMKNAQQRTSTAQ, encoded by the coding sequence ATGGCCTCAGATATGAATGATTATTTTAACAAGAAAAAAAGTGAAAGCGGCTATAAAAAAACATCATCAAACTCAGGTGGCGGCAATAACGGTCCAAAAGGTCCTCAAATGCCTAATATTGAGTTTAACTTTGGTGGTGGAAAAGCGGGACTTTTATATTTTATCATTGCTATTGTAATTGTTTTAGTTCTTGCAAAACCTTTTACAATTATTGAAGAGGGACAAAGAGGTATTTTAAGTACAAATGGTAAGTATGAAGACCAAGCACTTTTACCGGGACTTCATTTCATCATCCCAATCATTCAAAAAGTATATCTTGTAGATACAAAAGTACGTGTAATAAACTATGCAAGTAAAATTGAAGCTACTTCAAATACTTCAGGGATCTTAACAAAACCTGCTATTACGGTACTTGATAAACGTGGTTTACCGGTAAGCATCGAATTAACTGTTCAATATCGTCTGAACTCTCAATTAGCAGCACAAACAATCTCTAACTGGGGATTTAGCTGGGAAGATAAAATCATCAATCCTGTTGTTCGTGACGTGGTACGTAATGTTGTAGGTAAATATGAAGCTGAATTATTACCTCGTGAAAGAAATACAATAGCTCGTGCTATTGAAACAGGTATTAGAGAAAACATTGAAGGTTTAGAAAACTCACCTGCAATTTTACAATCAGTACAACTTCGTGAGATAGTACTTCCACAAAAAGTAAAAGATCAAATTGAACGTGTACAAGTTGCAAAGCAAGAAGTTGAACGTGCACAACAAGAAGTACAACGTGCAAAACAAGATGCATTAAAACGTGCAGCTGAAGCACAAGGTGTTGCAGATAAAGCACGTATTGAAGCACAAGGTAAAGCAGATGCAGTTATGATTGAAGCAAAATCTCGTGCTAAAGCAAATGATTTAATTTCTAAGTCATTAACAACGAAACTTTTACAATTAGAGCAGATTAAAGTACAAGGGCAATTTAATGATGCGCTTCGTGAGAATAAAGACGCTAAAATTTTCTTAACGCCTGGTGGAGCAACACCAAATATCTGGGTAGATATGAAAAATGCTCAACAAAGAACATCTACGGCACAATAA
- the nfo gene encoding deoxyribonuclease IV: MAKFVGAHTSASGGVYNAITNAQEIGAKAFALFTKNQKRWDAKPFDAKTLDIWFDTLEKSGILPKHILPHDSYLINLGHPEADKLEKSREAFIDELQRCEILGLDRLNFHPGSHLVKLSAKEKKDLDYLAKVENECLDVIAESINFALDKTSGVKAVIENTAGQGTNLGYKFEHLARIIDKVEDKSRVGVCIDTCHMFTAGYDIRTREAYDKTWNEFGEIVGFEYLSGMHINDSKPPLGSRVDRHHSLGKGEIGLDAFRFIMNDERMDDIPLVLETIDESIWKDEIALLYSFVD, from the coding sequence ATGGCAAAATTTGTTGGAGCACATACAAGTGCAAGCGGCGGCGTATATAATGCGATCACAAATGCACAAGAGATAGGGGCAAAAGCATTTGCACTTTTTACAAAAAACCAAAAAAGATGGGATGCGAAACCTTTTGATGCAAAAACATTGGATATTTGGTTTGATACACTGGAAAAATCGGGAATTTTACCAAAACATATTTTGCCGCACGATTCATATTTAATTAATCTCGGGCATCCTGAAGCAGATAAGCTGGAGAAAAGCCGTGAAGCATTTATAGATGAATTACAACGTTGTGAGATTCTAGGCCTTGACAGACTCAATTTTCATCCGGGAAGTCATCTTGTAAAACTCTCTGCAAAAGAGAAAAAAGATTTAGATTATTTAGCAAAAGTGGAAAATGAGTGTCTTGATGTAATCGCAGAATCTATTAACTTTGCACTTGACAAAACAAGCGGTGTAAAAGCGGTAATAGAAAACACTGCGGGACAAGGAACAAATTTAGGATACAAGTTTGAACATTTAGCACGCATTATTGATAAAGTAGAAGATAAATCTCGTGTGGGTGTTTGTATAGATACTTGTCATATGTTTACGGCAGGGTACGACATTAGAACTCGCGAAGCATACGATAAAACTTGGAATGAATTTGGTGAAATAGTAGGATTTGAATATTTAAGCGGGATGCATATCAACGATTCTAAACCGCCACTTGGAAGCCGCGTGGACAGACACCACTCTTTAGGTAAAGGTGAGATTGGACTTGATGCCTTTAGATTTATTATGAATGATGAGAGAATGGATGATATTCCACTTGTGTTAGAGACGATTGATGAGTCTATCTGGAAAGATGAGATTGCACTTTTATATTCTTTTGTAGATTAA
- a CDS encoding DNA polymerase IV, which yields MKIHIDIDCFFVSAIRTIDPSLEHKPVAIGGRSDTKIFDTSAKNQTVNFENSGSFVPTFFKAYEEKDDDLDSFRDSDGKIRGILTTSSYEARAYGVKTAMRIEEALGLCPDLIIKAPNMSLYQELSHKLHEYLMLRIPLIEQASIDEFYGDLKGWIEDEDVPYFIDTLRHEIKKDLNIPVSIGAASTRYIAKLATSYAKPFGSKAIYPWDFDKFVNPIKVEDFAGIGRSMRQKLHSVQIHTLGELRKRRGTLESWGPYAKELYKRVNGEVDGEIQTKRERKSIGISRTIEPIFDRVELRRRVHILARHLSFAIMKLDVIPTTFHLSIAYELSQKSHANISLAEVFTDKKFDTLCIDLFTQADTQRRLRVIRLSIQAGNFTKHSKRELSLLNFFDEQKMHRLTLSSQLLRQKYGIDAVKWGSEMQ from the coding sequence ATGAAAATACATATAGATATAGACTGTTTTTTTGTTAGCGCCATTCGTACCATAGATCCAAGTCTGGAACATAAGCCAGTTGCAATTGGTGGACGAAGCGATACAAAAATATTTGATACAAGTGCCAAAAATCAAACCGTCAACTTTGAAAACTCCGGAAGTTTCGTACCCACTTTTTTTAAAGCATATGAGGAAAAAGATGATGATCTTGACAGCTTTCGCGATAGTGACGGAAAAATACGCGGGATCCTGACAACTTCTAGTTATGAAGCAAGAGCGTACGGTGTCAAAACTGCAATGCGGATCGAAGAAGCCCTAGGACTGTGTCCAGATCTTATTATAAAAGCACCGAATATGAGTTTGTATCAAGAACTCTCCCATAAACTGCATGAGTACCTGATGCTAAGGATTCCGTTGATTGAGCAGGCAAGTATTGATGAGTTTTACGGTGATCTCAAAGGGTGGATCGAAGATGAAGATGTGCCTTATTTTATAGACACCCTGCGTCACGAGATCAAAAAAGATTTAAATATTCCCGTCTCTATCGGAGCAGCTTCGACACGTTACATCGCAAAACTGGCAACCTCCTATGCTAAACCTTTTGGCTCTAAAGCTATTTATCCATGGGATTTTGACAAATTCGTAAATCCGATCAAGGTAGAGGATTTTGCCGGTATCGGCAGAAGTATGCGGCAAAAACTTCACTCAGTGCAGATACATACACTCGGAGAGCTTAGAAAAAGACGTGGAACGCTAGAGTCATGGGGACCTTATGCAAAGGAGCTTTATAAACGTGTTAATGGAGAGGTTGATGGTGAAATTCAGACAAAGCGTGAGAGAAAATCGATTGGAATCTCCCGTACTATTGAACCCATTTTCGATAGAGTGGAATTACGTAGACGCGTACATATTTTAGCACGCCACCTTAGTTTTGCAATTATGAAACTCGATGTAATACCCACCACTTTTCATCTTTCAATAGCCTATGAACTAAGTCAAAAATCTCATGCTAATATCTCTTTGGCAGAAGTGTTCACAGACAAGAAGTTTGACACTTTATGTATAGACCTGTTTACTCAAGCCGACACACAGAGAAGACTTCGTGTTATTAGACTGAGTATTCAGGCAGGAAACTTTACAAAACATTCAAAAAGGGAACTCTCTCTTTTGAACTTTTTTGATGAGCAAAAAATGCACCGCCTCACACTCTCCTCACAATTGTTACGTCAAAAATATGGAATAGATGCTGTCAAATGGGGTAGTGAAATGCAATAA